The following proteins are co-located in the Manihot esculenta cultivar AM560-2 chromosome 9, M.esculenta_v8, whole genome shotgun sequence genome:
- the LOC110621874 gene encoding cytochrome b561 and DOMON domain-containing protein At5g47530: MEGLLKLVLSLSILMSMILSSSAQTCSSYSFSTNQVFSACNDLPYLNSFLHWNYNSSASKLQIAYRQTGVSSSRWIAWAINPTSTGMVGSQALVAFQQSDGTIKAYTSPISSYQTSLPEGKLSFDVSDLSATYSNNEMIIFATLGISSIGTTTVNQVWQEGPVSSDSPQVHSTTGANVQSMGTVNLLSGTVAASGGNDRTRKKNIHGVLNSVSWGIMMPAGALIARYLKVFKSADPAWFYLHVSCQSIAYIVGVAGWGTGLKLGSESSGVQYDAHRTIGIILFCLGTLQVFALLLRPKPDHKYRFYWNIYHHTVGYTVIILSIINIFKGFDILNPSKKWKNAYIGVIAALAFNAVWLEGYTWYLVVKRRRSESASKMPQGINGSNGFNGHGAMQHGQGV, from the exons ATGGAAGGTTTGCTAAAACTTGTGTTATCTCTCTCAATTCTCATGTCTATGATTCTCTCTTCATCTGCTCAAACATGTTCTAGCTATTCCTTCTCTACCAACCAAGTCTTCAGTGCATGCAATGATCTtccatatttgaattcatttctcCATTGGAACTATAATTCATCAGCAAGCAAGCTTCAGATTGCATACAGGCAAACAGGAGTCAGTTCTTCAAGATGGATTGCTTGGGCTATAAATCCAACATCAACTGGGATGGTGGGCTCACAAGCTCTTGTGGCATTCCAACAATCTGATGGAACAATAAAAGCTTACACTTCTCCTATAAGCAGCTACCAGACTTCATTGCCAGAAGGGAAGCTTAGCTTTGATGTATCAGATTTATCTGCTACATATTCCAACAATGAGATGATCATATTTGCTACCTTGGGAATTTCAAGCATTGGAACTACAACTGTGAACCAGGTTTGGCAAGAGGGTCCAGTTTCTAGTGACTCTCCTCAGGTTCATTCCACTACTGGAGCTAACGTGCAATCCATGGGCACAGTTAATCTTCTTTCTGGGACTGTTGCGGCAAGTGGAGGAAATGACAGAACCAGGAAGAAGAAT ATTCATGGAGTTCTAAATTCTGTCAGCTGGGGCATCATGATGCCTGCTGGAGCTTTAATAGCAAGGTACCTGAAGGTATTCAAATCTGCAGATCCAGCATGGTTTTACCTGCATGTTAGTTGCCAGTCCATAGCCTATATTGTTGGTGTAGCTGGATGGGGAACCGGTCTGAAACTCGGCAGCGAATCTTCCGGTGTACAATATGATGCTCATAGAACAATCGGAATCATCCTTTTCTGCCTTGGAACTCTTCAG GTGTTTGCTTTGCTTCTAAGGCCAAAACCAGATCACAAGTACAGATTCTACTGGAACATCTACCACCATACAGTTGGATACACTGTTATTATCCTtagcatcatcaacatattcaAAGGATTTGACATCTTGAATCCTTCAAAGAAGTGGAAGAACGCTTACATTGGTGTGATCGCAGCTTTGGCTTTCAATGCTGTATGGTTGGAAGGCTACACTTGGTATCTAGTGGTGAAGAGGAGAAGATCAGAGAGTGCTTCGAAGATGCCTCAGGGCATCAATGGATCAAATGGGTTCAATGGACATGGCGCTATGCAACACGGCCAGGGCGTGTAG